Proteins encoded by one window of Halococcus agarilyticus:
- a CDS encoding DUF7513 family protein yields the protein MSRLDALFEGVGFRTNRPTFEPGEEIAAFVTGYENGHALVRIGDTVFRLADATPDLVDTQVRLRVEEFDDNDHVGRATVLDEIGDSSF from the coding sequence ATGAGCCGACTCGATGCGCTGTTCGAGGGCGTCGGGTTCCGGACGAACCGACCGACGTTCGAGCCGGGCGAGGAGATCGCGGCGTTCGTCACCGGCTACGAAAACGGCCATGCTCTCGTACGGATCGGCGATACGGTGTTCCGCCTCGCCGACGCCACGCCCGACCTCGTCGATACCCAGGTTCGACTCCGGGTCGAGGAGTTCGACGACAACGATCACGTCGGGCGGGCGACCGTGCTCGACGAGATCGGCGACAGTTCGTTCTGA
- a CDS encoding Kelch repeat-containing protein, producing the protein MSEDQRPTGSDPTTRRTLLRALGFGASVATAGCLFGDTGGNGSAGNDTSRPATDEPTRRTEPSTDGTETSESTRTQEQSIVTATDPATGTPPNATTDPRPSTTVATTTATPTESPTPTETATPTTTRTATTTETATATQTATSTETTTPTPTETATATPTETATTTATPTQAEPAVGGWTERAPLPVVGSDAGGAVLDGELHFFGGIETGTGLAATRRTFAYDPTAGSGGTWDRRPDFPRALWGPCGVATDDAIYSFGGAPTDGPYDGPPPSDAICRYRPGEGWTDLTATQGVRCPYPNWVMGGVYDPADGLVYCVGGGTGDHDAPTATDHGFDGPAAGTYDERRLWTFDPASETVDDPDLARLPAAKRWPTVALLPDGGNRYIHVIGGLSGTTGPTDSNFRYDVAAGEFERAQPMPEAGTYATHGDPVIGNQAYLTHGMFWQGRPTVDRYETAAHRYDPVNDEFATDLPEPTHRRGGATSGVIDGTLYVVGGHIKRFDQNGLHDCVAHNEAYTPGE; encoded by the coding sequence ATGAGCGAGGACCAACGCCCTACCGGATCCGACCCGACCACGAGACGAACGCTGCTCCGCGCGCTCGGTTTCGGGGCGAGCGTTGCGACGGCCGGCTGTCTGTTCGGCGATACCGGCGGGAACGGATCCGCCGGGAACGATACGTCCAGGCCCGCAACCGACGAACCGACGCGCCGCACCGAGCCGTCGACCGACGGCACGGAAACCAGCGAGTCGACCCGAACACAGGAACAGTCGATCGTCACGGCCACCGATCCGGCGACCGGGACGCCACCCAACGCTACCACCGATCCTCGACCCTCGACGACGGTCGCCACGACGACGGCCACGCCGACCGAATCCCCGACACCGACCGAAACCGCGACGCCGACCACCACGCGAACTGCGACCACGACCGAAACGGCGACCGCCACGCAGACCGCCACCTCGACGGAAACGACGACACCAACCCCGACCGAGACGGCGACCGCAACGCCAACCGAGACCGCCACCACGACCGCCACGCCGACGCAAGCGGAACCGGCCGTCGGTGGCTGGACCGAGCGCGCTCCCCTGCCGGTCGTCGGGAGCGACGCCGGCGGCGCGGTGCTCGACGGGGAGCTCCACTTCTTCGGCGGGATCGAGACCGGTACGGGGCTGGCCGCCACCCGACGGACGTTCGCGTACGATCCGACGGCGGGCTCGGGTGGCACGTGGGACCGTCGGCCCGACTTCCCGCGGGCGCTCTGGGGGCCCTGCGGGGTCGCCACCGACGACGCGATCTACAGCTTCGGCGGCGCACCCACCGACGGTCCCTACGACGGCCCGCCGCCCTCGGACGCGATCTGCCGCTACCGCCCGGGCGAGGGCTGGACCGATCTGACCGCAACCCAGGGCGTGCGCTGCCCGTACCCCAACTGGGTGATGGGCGGGGTGTACGACCCGGCGGACGGCCTGGTCTACTGCGTCGGCGGCGGCACCGGCGATCACGACGCTCCGACCGCGACCGACCACGGGTTCGACGGTCCTGCGGCCGGAACCTACGACGAACGCCGGCTCTGGACGTTCGATCCCGCGAGCGAGACGGTCGACGATCCCGATCTCGCGCGGCTGCCCGCAGCGAAACGCTGGCCGACGGTCGCACTGCTCCCCGACGGCGGGAACCGGTACATCCACGTCATCGGTGGGCTGTCGGGAACCACCGGCCCGACCGACTCGAACTTCCGGTACGACGTCGCCGCCGGCGAGTTCGAGCGCGCCCAGCCCATGCCCGAGGCCGGCACCTACGCGACCCACGGCGATCCCGTGATCGGCAACCAGGCGTACCTCACCCACGGGATGTTCTGGCAGGGCCGGCCGACCGTCGATCGCTACGAGACGGCCGCCCATCGCTACGACCCCGTGAACGACGAGTTCGCGACCGACCTCCCCGAACCCACCCACCGCCGCGGCGGGGCCACGTCGGGCGTGATCGACGGGACGCTCTACGTCGTCGGTGGCCACATCAAACGATTCGATCAAAACGGCCTCCACGACTGCGTGGCGCACAACGAGGCGTACACGCCCGGCGAGTAG
- a CDS encoding DUF2150 family protein yields the protein MSASTDGFYTDERWQNWLDRLRDEDLDPEDEDAARLLWNLQEDAAIAVVKVLTAYDEEELDPEMTMHELANVREIVLADVDIDDEETLLLVDGVQTSLVCVFYAAELYVAEGVADADVTECLRAAEAAEAEEEFDDALGHCARAGTLLIDGAELDRSVIDDVGYGPVAEWINGLGSLESALSDPELIEEDEDGDD from the coding sequence ATGAGCGCATCCACGGACGGCTTCTACACCGACGAACGCTGGCAGAACTGGCTCGATCGCCTCCGCGACGAGGACCTCGATCCGGAAGACGAGGACGCCGCACGGCTGCTCTGGAACCTCCAGGAGGACGCCGCGATCGCGGTCGTGAAGGTCCTCACCGCGTACGACGAGGAGGAGCTCGATCCCGAGATGACGATGCACGAGCTCGCGAACGTCCGCGAGATCGTGCTCGCGGACGTCGACATCGACGACGAGGAGACGCTCCTGCTGGTCGATGGCGTCCAGACCTCGCTGGTCTGTGTGTTCTACGCCGCGGAGCTGTACGTCGCCGAGGGCGTCGCCGACGCCGACGTCACCGAGTGTCTCCGCGCCGCCGAGGCCGCCGAAGCGGAGGAGGAGTTCGACGACGCGCTCGGCCACTGCGCCCGGGCCGGGACGCTGCTGATCGACGGCGCGGAGCTCGACCGCTCGGTGATCGACGACGTGGGCTACGGCCCGGTCGCCGAGTGGATCAACGGGCTCGGGAGTTTGGAGAGCGCGCTCAGCGATCCCGAGCTCATCGAGGAGGACGAGGACGGGGACGACTGA
- a CDS encoding TatD family hydrolase, translating into MELDTPVLDNHLHLDPAHGRGIEAVKDFARVGGTHLLVVNKPSWLLGIEVERGADFEAVFETTIEVVTDANEVLDGRAWPVLGVHPGLVSKLVDDRGFAPAEARDLMQAGLDAAAEYVDDGRALALKSGRPHYDVPDAVWDASNAVLRHALALGAECDCAVQLHTEASDDLTAVAEWAEERGLDRHRVVKHYAGGRLAGPTPSVMSDRDRLTEAAERAESADEPFLMETDFVDDPDRPGAVLGPKTVPRRVRWLHEEGWNGAIETAHVGTPAEVYGIDTRATLG; encoded by the coding sequence ATGGAACTCGACACGCCGGTGCTCGACAACCACCTCCACCTCGATCCCGCACATGGAAGAGGGATCGAGGCCGTGAAGGACTTCGCCCGGGTCGGCGGCACCCACCTCCTCGTGGTCAACAAACCCTCGTGGCTGCTCGGGATCGAGGTCGAACGGGGCGCGGACTTCGAGGCGGTGTTCGAGACCACGATCGAGGTCGTCACGGACGCGAACGAAGTCCTCGATGGCCGGGCGTGGCCCGTTCTGGGTGTGCATCCGGGACTCGTCTCGAAACTCGTCGACGATCGCGGGTTCGCGCCGGCCGAGGCACGCGACCTGATGCAGGCCGGTCTCGACGCCGCCGCCGAGTACGTCGACGACGGCCGGGCGCTCGCGCTCAAATCCGGTCGACCTCACTACGACGTTCCCGACGCGGTGTGGGACGCCTCGAACGCGGTCCTGCGACACGCGCTCGCGCTCGGAGCCGAGTGCGACTGTGCGGTCCAGCTCCACACCGAGGCGAGCGACGACCTGACCGCGGTTGCGGAGTGGGCCGAGGAGCGCGGTCTCGATCGCCATCGCGTCGTCAAACACTACGCCGGCGGTCGGCTCGCCGGGCCGACGCCGAGCGTGATGAGCGACAGGGATCGACTGACCGAGGCCGCAGAGCGCGCCGAGAGCGCCGACGAGCCGTTCCTGATGGAGACCGACTTCGTCGACGATCCCGACCGGCCGGGCGCGGTGCTCGGGCCGAAAACCGTCCCCCGGCGGGTGCGGTGGCTCCACGAGGAGGGCTGGAACGGGGCGATCGAGACCGCACACGTCGGGACGCCAGCCGAGGTGTATGGCATCGACACGCGCGCGACCCTCGGGTAG
- a CDS encoding glutamate-cysteine ligase family protein, whose product MKIGIEAEYWVIDASGALCDGRALATHDNVEPEFIAPLIEVHTPPLERVDELRRSFGATLRTVLDAAAADGKRLVPLGTPLASAASPPVTDRGRLLERIYGEGLAPATQCAGTHVHFDLVDATRQLTLLTALDPALALVSSSPWYAGHPRGHSSRAHAYRSLCGEAFAPLRGLWSYPTDLPEWERRIETSYGRFRALAAERGVREDELTTHFRPDDAIVAPVRLRRCPPTVEWRAPDTALPSETLRLVGDVARLVRRAADEPVEIGDPGVEPGRISVPPFDELERLSQAAIGHGPGSSAVREYLERMGIDTGAYRPIATEIGHDAPVTRADARCIRLAYAERLERDVAALTARSAIEGVSEQRALVDGGWNTDTATGELP is encoded by the coding sequence ATGAAGATAGGAATCGAAGCCGAGTACTGGGTGATCGATGCGTCGGGAGCGCTGTGCGACGGGCGGGCGCTCGCGACACACGACAACGTCGAACCCGAGTTCATCGCCCCGCTGATCGAGGTCCACACGCCGCCGCTCGAACGGGTCGACGAGCTCCGGCGCTCGTTCGGGGCGACGCTCCGGACGGTGCTCGATGCGGCTGCCGCCGACGGCAAGCGGCTCGTGCCGCTCGGGACGCCGCTCGCCTCGGCGGCATCGCCGCCGGTCACCGACCGAGGGCGGCTCCTCGAACGGATCTACGGTGAGGGGCTCGCGCCCGCGACCCAGTGTGCCGGCACGCACGTCCACTTCGATCTCGTCGACGCCACGAGGCAGCTCACCCTCCTGACCGCGCTCGATCCCGCGCTCGCGCTGGTGAGTTCCTCGCCGTGGTACGCGGGGCATCCCCGGGGCCACTCCTCGCGCGCACACGCCTACCGGTCGCTGTGTGGCGAGGCGTTCGCCCCGCTTCGCGGCCTCTGGTCGTACCCGACCGACCTTCCCGAGTGGGAACGCCGGATCGAGACGAGCTACGGCCGGTTCCGGGCGCTCGCTGCCGAGCGCGGCGTTCGTGAGGACGAGCTCACGACTCACTTCCGACCCGACGACGCGATCGTGGCCCCGGTTCGGCTGCGGCGGTGCCCACCGACCGTCGAGTGGCGCGCTCCCGACACGGCGCTGCCCTCGGAGACGCTGCGCCTCGTAGGCGATGTCGCCCGCCTGGTCCGTCGAGCCGCGGACGAGCCGGTGGAGATCGGCGATCCGGGCGTCGAGCCGGGGCGGATCAGCGTGCCGCCGTTCGACGAACTCGAACGGCTCTCGCAGGCGGCGATCGGACACGGACCCGGTTCGTCGGCAGTCCGTGAGTACCTCGAACGAATGGGGATCGACACGGGGGCCTACCGACCGATCGCGACCGAGATCGGCCACGACGCCCCGGTGACGCGGGCCGACGCGCGGTGCATCCGGCTCGCGTACGCCGAGCGACTCGAACGCGATGTCGCGGCGCTCACGGCTCGCTCCGCCATTGAAGGGGTGAGCGAGCAACGAGCGCTCGTCGATGGGGGCTGGAACACGGACACCGCGACCGGAGAGCTGCCGTAG
- a CDS encoding NYN domain-containing protein, translating into MLGKLREAVSSTGSREPAVGLFVDGPNVLRSEFDVDLDDVRAAAAAVGRPAVVRLYLDEHATPGLIQAAEARGFEVRVTSGDVDVKLAVDATAAVDDLDTLAIASRDTDFKPVLEHAARCGLETLAIAPGSHGRSDALRNAAHEAVTLESDPTD; encoded by the coding sequence ATGCTCGGAAAGCTCCGAGAGGCGGTGTCGAGTACGGGTAGTCGCGAACCGGCGGTCGGGCTGTTCGTCGACGGACCGAACGTCCTCCGGAGCGAGTTCGATGTCGACCTCGATGACGTGCGTGCGGCCGCGGCGGCAGTCGGTCGGCCGGCAGTCGTGCGGCTCTATCTCGACGAGCACGCCACGCCGGGGCTGATTCAGGCCGCCGAAGCCCGCGGGTTCGAGGTGCGGGTTACGAGCGGCGACGTCGACGTGAAGCTCGCGGTCGATGCGACCGCCGCCGTCGACGATCTCGATACCCTCGCGATCGCGTCGCGCGACACCGACTTCAAGCCCGTGCTCGAACACGCCGCCCGCTGTGGGCTGGAGACGCTCGCGATCGCGCCCGGGAGTCACGGCCGCTCGGACGCGCTCCGCAACGCTGCCCACGAGGCCGTCACGCTCGAATCCGACCCGACGGACTGA
- a CDS encoding S8 family peptidase, protein MVEKPTPGRRSFLKAIGAGTLFGGLSGVASATPGRQPGPKKDEILVGVSASAADMEGAVAQAVPGNAEIVHRNETLSYVAVKFPSQATGRAKENFIDAITKKDHIKYAEPNATHQAFYEPSDPRFGDQYAPKQVESDGAWDTTLGDAGVTIAVVDTGAQYDHPDLAANYESNPGRDFADNDSDPYPDDTRSEYHGTHVSGCAAAVIDNGTGVAGQSNSSLINGRALDEGGSGSTADIADAIEWAADQGADVINLSLGGGGYTSTMKNAVSYATDNGALVIAAAGNNGSSSVSYPAAYSECVAVSAVDDNEQLASFSQYGENVELCAPGVDVLSTTTEARGSYERLSGTSMATPVTSGVAGLTLAQWDLTNQELRSHLKNTAEDIGLSANEQGSGQVDALAAVTTDPADGGGGGGGGGGGETTSGSVDGSLSGYWDGDNYTWSWTYSSPSQVVVELDGPTDADFDLYVNTGTTQNASPNNYDYTSRSTNSQETVTIDSPDDSTAMQINVDSYSGSGSYTLTVTETE, encoded by the coding sequence ATGGTTGAGAAACCCACTCCAGGTCGACGATCGTTCCTGAAAGCAATCGGTGCAGGGACGCTGTTCGGCGGACTGAGCGGCGTCGCGTCGGCGACACCGGGTCGCCAACCCGGTCCGAAAAAGGACGAGATCCTCGTTGGAGTATCGGCGTCGGCGGCCGATATGGAGGGGGCGGTCGCACAGGCCGTTCCCGGCAACGCGGAGATCGTCCACCGAAACGAGACGCTGAGCTACGTCGCGGTGAAGTTCCCGAGCCAGGCCACGGGTCGCGCAAAGGAGAACTTCATCGACGCGATCACGAAGAAAGACCACATCAAGTACGCCGAGCCGAACGCGACCCACCAGGCGTTCTACGAGCCGAGCGACCCGCGCTTCGGCGACCAGTACGCGCCGAAGCAGGTCGAGTCCGATGGGGCGTGGGACACCACGCTCGGCGACGCCGGGGTGACGATCGCGGTCGTCGATACGGGCGCGCAGTACGACCATCCCGACCTCGCGGCGAACTACGAGTCCAATCCCGGCCGGGACTTCGCCGACAACGACTCGGACCCCTACCCGGACGACACGCGCAGCGAGTACCACGGAACCCACGTCTCGGGCTGTGCGGCCGCGGTGATCGACAACGGCACGGGCGTCGCCGGCCAGAGCAACTCCTCGCTCATCAACGGTCGCGCGCTCGACGAGGGTGGTTCGGGATCGACGGCGGACATCGCCGACGCCATCGAGTGGGCGGCCGACCAGGGCGCGGACGTCATCAACCTCTCGCTCGGCGGCGGTGGCTACACGAGCACGATGAAAAACGCCGTGAGCTACGCGACCGACAACGGTGCGCTCGTGATCGCCGCCGCGGGGAACAACGGGTCGAGCTCCGTCAGCTACCCGGCGGCGTACAGCGAGTGCGTGGCGGTCTCGGCGGTCGACGACAACGAGCAGCTGGCGAGCTTTAGCCAGTACGGCGAGAACGTCGAACTCTGTGCGCCGGGCGTCGACGTCCTCTCGACGACCACCGAGGCCCGCGGCTCCTACGAGCGCTTGAGCGGGACGTCGATGGCGACCCCGGTCACCTCCGGCGTCGCCGGGCTCACGCTCGCGCAGTGGGACCTCACGAACCAGGAGCTCCGATCGCACCTCAAAAACACCGCCGAGGACATCGGACTCTCGGCGAACGAACAGGGCAGCGGCCAGGTCGACGCGCTCGCGGCCGTCACCACCGATCCTGCCGACGGCGGAGGCGGCGGTGGCGGCGGTGGCGGCGGCGAGACCACGTCCGGCTCCGTCGACGGCAGCCTGTCTGGTTACTGGGACGGCGACAACTACACGTGGTCGTGGACGTACTCCTCGCCGAGCCAGGTCGTCGTCGAACTCGATGGTCCCACGGACGCGGACTTCGATCTCTACGTCAACACGGGCACGACCCAGAACGCCTCGCCGAACAACTACGACTACACCTCCCGGTCGACGAACAGCCAGGAGACGGTCACCATCGACAGCCCCGACGACTCGACGGCGATGCAGATCAACGTCGACTCGTACAGTGGCTCCGGTAGCTACACGCTGACGGTCACGGAGACGGAGTAA
- a CDS encoding metal-dependent hydrolase: MVDVLGHLGMGLLWLAPAWYFIDDRRTAALFVGVGFWFGMLPDVDLVLSRLQGIHHHGVFHTVLAALVFAAILGPILGWLLKRLFGGTKWFSREAADHATALGVIAVGVPSLAHVFADILSAPDTSTRIEPLWPLINEPIVYIDVLYYQSFWATIGLFVLGLAANVAFYYWSDQNEADRRTQPS; the protein is encoded by the coding sequence ATGGTCGACGTCCTCGGTCATCTCGGAATGGGGCTGCTCTGGCTCGCCCCCGCGTGGTACTTCATCGACGATCGGCGTACTGCGGCGCTGTTCGTCGGCGTGGGCTTCTGGTTCGGCATGTTGCCCGATGTCGATCTCGTGCTCTCGAGGCTCCAGGGCATCCACCACCACGGGGTGTTCCACACGGTGCTCGCCGCCCTGGTGTTCGCGGCGATCCTCGGACCGATCCTCGGCTGGCTCCTCAAGCGACTGTTCGGCGGAACGAAGTGGTTCTCCCGCGAGGCGGCGGACCACGCGACCGCGCTCGGCGTGATCGCGGTCGGCGTGCCGAGTCTCGCACACGTCTTCGCCGACATTCTCTCGGCCCCCGACACCTCGACCCGGATCGAACCGCTCTGGCCGCTGATCAACGAACCGATCGTCTACATCGACGTGCTCTACTACCAGTCGTTCTGGGCGACGATCGGGCTGTTCGTCCTCGGACTCGCGGCCAACGTCGCGTTCTACTACTGGAGCGACCAGAACGAAGCGGACCGACGCACACAGCCGTCCTGA
- a CDS encoding inositol monophosphatase family protein, whose product MTDTEARADLAARAADAGARVALASFRDDLAVETKADETDVVTQADRDAQRRVIETIHAEYDEPVVGEEEDTRKTLPDEGPAWVVDPIDGTNNFVRGLRIWGTSVASVVDGEPVAAATVLPALSDTYLAGVERVTLNGDPVRVSSRENPAAFVVDPILLVDPAETGGTNALAERFGDFRRFGCAQATLAAVAGGSIEAAIATVRLDPWDTVAGAHMIRNAGGVVTDLDGEPWRHDSSSLVASNGTAHEVVLAAARQAAGD is encoded by the coding sequence ATGACCGACACCGAGGCGCGGGCGGATCTCGCCGCACGGGCAGCGGACGCGGGCGCGCGCGTCGCGCTCGCATCGTTTCGGGACGACCTCGCGGTCGAGACCAAAGCCGACGAGACCGACGTGGTGACTCAGGCCGACCGCGACGCACAGCGTCGCGTGATCGAAACCATCCACGCGGAGTACGACGAGCCGGTCGTCGGCGAAGAGGAAGACACGCGAAAGACGCTGCCGGACGAGGGGCCGGCGTGGGTGGTCGACCCGATCGACGGCACCAACAACTTCGTTCGCGGGCTCCGGATCTGGGGGACGAGCGTCGCGAGCGTGGTCGACGGCGAGCCGGTCGCCGCGGCCACGGTCCTGCCGGCGCTCTCGGATACGTACCTCGCGGGCGTGGAGCGCGTCACGCTGAACGGCGACCCCGTGCGCGTGAGTTCGCGCGAGAACCCGGCAGCGTTCGTGGTCGACCCGATCCTCCTCGTCGATCCGGCCGAAACCGGCGGGACGAACGCGCTCGCGGAGCGCTTCGGCGACTTCCGTCGGTTCGGCTGCGCCCAGGCGACGCTTGCGGCGGTCGCCGGCGGGTCGATAGAGGCCGCGATCGCCACCGTTCGGCTCGACCCGTGGGACACGGTCGCGGGCGCACACATGATCCGCAACGCCGGCGGCGTCGTGACCGACCTCGACGGCGAGCCGTGGCGGCACGACAGTTCTAGTTTGGTGGCCTCGAACGGCACGGCCCACGAGGTGGTGCTCGCAGCCGCTCGTCAGGCTGCCGGGGACTGA
- a CDS encoding amidohydrolase: protein MTTLEIVGGRVLRPDMTVERADVLADQATGEILAVGDVPAGDATLDATDGLVIPGLVNAHTHVAMALLRGYADDKPLHDWLREDVWPVEGVLEPADVRAGAELGLVEMIRSGTTGFCDMYFDVGEIVDAVDRAGLRARVGHGAVTVGKDEAAAREDLEEGLRVAQEYDGAADGRITTAFMPHSLTTVDSEEFDEFVPRAREAGVPIHIHANETTGEVGPIVDEHDERPLEYAADHGLLEDRDFIAHGTHCDENEIELLADTGTGMVHCPASNMKLASGIAPIQAMLDAGVTVGIGTDGAASNNDLSMFDECRDAAMVGKLAAGDASAVDAPTAFELATAGSAAVAGFDSGRIAEGANADLAVLDLDRAHLTPHHDLVSHLVYAASGADVRHTVCDGRVLMRDREVLTLDADEVRETAERRAAAAIDRAES, encoded by the coding sequence ATGACGACGCTCGAAATCGTCGGCGGGCGGGTGCTCCGACCGGACATGACCGTCGAGCGCGCGGACGTGCTCGCCGACCAGGCGACCGGCGAGATCCTCGCCGTCGGCGACGTCCCGGCGGGCGATGCGACCCTCGACGCCACCGATGGCCTCGTGATCCCGGGGCTCGTGAACGCTCACACTCACGTTGCAATGGCGCTCCTCCGGGGGTACGCCGACGACAAGCCGCTCCACGACTGGCTCCGCGAGGACGTCTGGCCGGTCGAGGGCGTTCTCGAACCCGCCGACGTCCGCGCGGGGGCCGAACTCGGCCTGGTGGAGATGATCCGGTCGGGCACGACAGGCTTCTGTGATATGTACTTCGACGTGGGCGAGATCGTCGACGCCGTCGACCGCGCGGGCCTCCGGGCGCGAGTCGGCCACGGGGCCGTCACCGTCGGGAAGGACGAGGCAGCGGCCCGCGAGGACCTCGAAGAGGGGCTCCGAGTGGCCCAGGAGTACGACGGCGCGGCCGACGGACGGATCACGACCGCGTTCATGCCGCACAGCCTCACCACCGTCGATAGCGAGGAGTTCGACGAGTTCGTCCCGCGGGCGCGCGAGGCGGGCGTCCCGATCCACATCCACGCGAACGAGACGACGGGGGAGGTCGGCCCGATCGTCGACGAGCACGACGAACGGCCGCTCGAATACGCCGCGGATCACGGCCTGCTCGAAGACCGCGATTTCATCGCCCACGGCACCCACTGCGACGAGAACGAGATCGAGCTGCTCGCCGACACAGGGACAGGAATGGTCCACTGTCCGGCCTCGAACATGAAGCTCGCGAGCGGGATCGCGCCGATCCAGGCCATGCTCGATGCGGGCGTCACGGTGGGGATCGGCACCGACGGCGCGGCCTCGAACAACGACCTCTCGATGTTCGACGAGTGCCGCGACGCCGCGATGGTCGGCAAGCTCGCTGCCGGGGACGCGAGCGCGGTCGACGCGCCGACGGCGTTCGAACTGGCCACCGCGGGGAGCGCCGCGGTCGCGGGCTTCGACTCGGGCCGGATCGCCGAGGGGGCGAACGCCGACCTCGCCGTGCTCGACCTCGATCGTGCCCACCTCACGCCACACCACGACCTCGTGAGCCACCTCGTCTACGCCGCGAGCGGAGCCGACGTGCGCCACACGGTCTGCGATGGACGGGTGTTGATGCGCGATCGAGAGGTGCTGACGCTCGACGCGGATGAGGTCCGCGAGACGGCCGAGCGGCGGGCGGCCGCGGCGATCGACCGCGCCGAATCCTGA
- a CDS encoding anaerobic glycerol-3-phosphate dehydrogenase subunit C: MGQRDLAGDRPRCGSCGGRGGVIDGLPTMSDADSTDEFEPVQVFETTDMDLRPGSDDCYKCSTCDTSCPVAEVDDEFPGPKFQGPEQWRLKRKEGHAVDDSITGCSNCMRCDDACPSSVPLSQMHNTARGEYVESQRFGRETLAALRRGKPREALEIVDEGRQGLVERVRNRILANYRTSAWFASKMPRLANRAMNFGPARWLMEKTLGVTSEREFPAFAEQTFREWWAERGGAHVENPEQRVAYFHGCYSNFNTTEVGKAMVRVYEAFGYEVLVPPQQCSGTPMFANGMLDDARRHAETNVANLAAAIDGGADVIASCTSCSMALRQEYPELFDLDGIESVAAHTYEALEYLRLHEDLEGALAEADVDAGEFAYHAPCHARNQGLDRQAIELFADLDGATVEDVGDSCSGISGTYGWKEEKYDYSMAIGEEMFEHMDAADGETGMTECPTCAMQMEHGTGYEIRHPLELLEEALV; this comes from the coding sequence ATCGGGCAGCGGGATCTCGCTGGCGACCGGCCACGCTGCGGGTCGTGCGGCGGGCGAGGCGGTGTGATCGACGGTCTTCCCACAATGAGTGATGCAGATTCCACGGACGAGTTCGAGCCGGTACAGGTGTTCGAGACGACCGACATGGACCTTCGACCGGGGTCCGACGACTGCTACAAGTGCTCGACGTGCGATACGTCCTGCCCGGTCGCGGAGGTCGACGACGAGTTCCCCGGCCCGAAGTTCCAGGGGCCCGAACAGTGGCGACTCAAACGCAAGGAGGGTCACGCAGTCGACGACTCGATCACGGGCTGCTCGAACTGCATGCGGTGTGACGACGCCTGTCCCTCCTCGGTCCCGCTGAGTCAGATGCACAACACCGCTCGCGGGGAGTACGTCGAGAGTCAGCGGTTCGGGCGCGAGACGCTCGCCGCACTCCGGCGGGGCAAACCACGCGAGGCGCTCGAAATCGTCGACGAGGGCCGGCAGGGGCTCGTCGAGCGCGTCAGGAACCGCATTCTCGCCAACTACCGCACGTCGGCGTGGTTCGCCTCGAAGATGCCGCGGCTCGCGAACCGCGCGATGAACTTCGGCCCCGCGCGCTGGCTCATGGAGAAGACCCTCGGTGTCACCAGCGAACGCGAATTCCCCGCGTTCGCCGAGCAGACGTTCCGCGAGTGGTGGGCCGAGCGCGGCGGTGCGCACGTCGAAAATCCCGAGCAGCGAGTCGCGTACTTCCACGGCTGTTACTCGAACTTCAATACGACGGAGGTCGGAAAGGCGATGGTTCGGGTGTACGAGGCGTTCGGCTACGAGGTGCTGGTGCCGCCCCAGCAGTGCTCGGGCACGCCGATGTTCGCGAACGGGATGCTCGACGACGCGCGCCGCCACGCCGAGACGAACGTCGCAAACCTCGCGGCCGCGATCGACGGCGGGGCCGACGTGATCGCCTCCTGCACCTCGTGTTCGATGGCACTCCGTCAGGAGTACCCCGAACTGTTCGACCTCGACGGGATCGAGTCGGTCGCCGCCCACACCTACGAGGCCCTGGAGTATCTCCGCCTCCACGAGGACCTCGAAGGAGCGCTCGCCGAGGCCGACGTCGATGCCGGCGAGTTCGCCTACCACGCGCCGTGTCACGCCCGGAACCAGGGCCTCGATCGCCAGGCGATCGAACTGTTCGCCGACCTCGACGGCGCGACCGTCGAGGACGTCGGCGACTCGTGCTCGGGCATCTCGGGGACGTACGGCTGGAAGGAGGAGAAGTACGACTACTCGATGGCGATCGGCGAGGAGATGTTCGAACACATGGACGCCGCCGACGGCGAGACCGGGATGACCGAGTGTCCGACCTGCGCGATGCAGATGGAACACGGCACCGGCTACGAGATCCGCCACCCGCTCGAACTCTTAGAGGAGGCGCTGGTCTGA